In one window of Vulpes vulpes isolate BD-2025 chromosome 1, VulVul3, whole genome shotgun sequence DNA:
- the B4GALT4 gene encoding beta-1,4-galactosyltransferase 4 — MGFLVTFHLSYKVRLLLLFLLCLTVVGWATSNYFVGAIQEIPKAQDFMANFNKVLVWGKEKTMTNEESRKEADLDSCPSVSPYLRGQNKLIFKPDLTLEEVAAKNPQVHRGRYHPEECKALQRVAILIPHRNRERHLMYLLEHLHPFLQRQQLDYGIYIIHQAGTKKFNRAKLLNVGYLEALKDENWDCFIFHDVDLVPENDLNLYKCEEQPKHLVVGRNSTGYRLRYSGYFGGVTALSREQFFKVNGFSNNYWGWGGEDDDLRLRVELHRMKIIRPMPEVGKYTMIFHTRDRGNEVNIERMKLLHQVSRVWRTDGLTSCIYKLLSVDYNPLYTNITVDFWSGA, encoded by the exons ATGGGCTTCCTGGTGACCTTCCACCTTTCCTACAAAGTCCGATTActgttgctttttctcttatgCCTGACAGTGGTTGGGTGGGCCACCAGCAACTACTTTGTGGGTGCTATTCAAGAGATCCCTAAAGCACAGGATTTCATGGCTAATTTCAACAAGGTCCTCGTTTGGGGGAAGGAGAAAACTATGACTAATGAAGAATCCAGGAAAGAAGCAGACCTGGACAGCTGCCCTTCTGTGTCTCCGTACCTCA GGGGCCAGAACAAGCTCATCTTCAAACCAGATCTCACCCTGGAAGAAGTGGCGGCGAAAAATCCCCAAGTGCACAGAGGTCGCTATCACCCTGAGGAATGTAAGGCTTTGCAGCGGGTCGCCATCCTCATTCCTCACCGGAACAGAGAGAGACACCTGATGTACCTGCTAGAGCACCTTCACCCCTTCTTGCAGAGGCAGCAGCTGGACTATGGCATCTACATCATCCATCAG GCTGGAACCAAGAAGTTTAATCGAGCCAAACTCTTGAATGTGGGCTATCTAGAAGCTCTCAAGGATGAAAATTGGGACTGCTTTATATTCCACGATGTGGACCTGGTGCCCGAGAACGACTTGAACCTTTATAAGTGTGAGGAGCAGCCCAAGCATCTGGTGGTTGGCAGGAACAGCACCGGGTACAG GTTACGATACAGCGGATATTTTGGGGGTGTCACTGCCCTCAGCAGAGAGCAATTTTTCAAGGTGAATGGATTCTCTAACAACTACTGGGGATGGGGAGGCGAAGACGATGACCTCAGACTCAG GGTTGAGCTtcatagaatgaaaataatccGGCCAATGCCTGAAGTGGGTAAATACACAATGATTTTCCACACCAGAGACCGAGGCAATGAGGTGAATATAGAACG gaTGAAGCTCTTACATCAGGTGTCACGAGTCTGGAGAACAGATGGGTTGACTAGCTGTATCTATAAATTACTCTCTGTGGATTATAATCCATTGTATACCAACATCACAGTGGATTTCTGGTCTGGTGCATGA